The Xiphophorus couchianus chromosome 6, X_couchianus-1.0, whole genome shotgun sequence genomic interval aaaaaaaaaaaaagtagccataaaactaaatgttgattctccatgtttgattctgtGAAGTAAATGGTGctaaatgttgatctaaagtataaaaactaaatgttcctgttatGGAAGTAGTTTTGGTGGAtcctaagtttgttctaattcctgtTCTGGGTTTCTGAGTAATTATAAGCACTCCATAATTTATAAGATAGAAGTAGTTTCTCTGGAAAAACTAATACGAGTTTCTCTGCATAATAATCTAAAGCATTATGTTGGTCTGTGAGTACTCCACAATTTCTAAAAGTAGTAAAATAAACTAGACAGACAAGACAagaaattaattcaaataataCAGATTTGCTAAATTTTTATCATATTAACTTTTTTGATGCTCAAATCCAAAACCTTTGATCATCTCCATGTTTGATAAAGTTGAGCtgacaggaagaaaacagattttaccaaagcagcagctccagctgagAGTAGAAGAACCGAACCAGCGCCCGTCTGCTGAGAACCTCGGCGTGGCAATCTCTCAGAGTCCATCCGTCTTCATTCAGTCTGTCCGAGTCCAAACACTTTGTCCCCGTGGCCAGAGACACAACCTGGGCTGATCCGAGGtcaaattctgagaataaaagaggaaaatgagatAAAATCAGGGGTGAATATGCAGGTGATGGGCTGACAGAGTGTTAAATTTGACAGGAAGGTGGACTGAGCTAAACTCTGGATGAAAAACTGTCAGATGCTACAAAACACATGACTGGGGAAGATGGGCAAAACTTTTTATAATGggccagtcaaagtccaggcctacTTACAAAAGATCTGtggaaaaacttgaaaactgatgttcactgATGCTCtgcatccaatctgactgaccGTAAGTTTAGATCTCTTTCTGTGAAGCTGGCGCCGATATAAATACTCGTCATTTAAAGATTTGTATTAGCAAAAATATAATGACAAAGAACTCTATTTAGGTGGGAAGATGGAAAGTATTACGTCTTCAGTTGTTTTGTAATATTAATGGCAAtcattttaaatacttaaataccTGATCTGTCTTAAAATTTCATTTGGCAGATTTGAAGTGAGTCACAGTTGAAAACCATGAATTGAAAGATgataatgtcagaaaaaaagtcaactgctgtagaaaaacagaaatgatcaaaGGTTAGAGAGgcaaagaaaaaccaaaactgataaaatcagatgaaaaagaGCAACTGCAGATGAGTTTTTGACACGTAGAGCATCTGACGACACCTACAGGGCAGAGCAACctactgcaaaagaaaaaaacaaaatccaaatacTGAGAATCAAAGAGAAACATGGAGGCCAAGACAACCTGAAGCTAAAAGCTAAagataaattttgaaaaattattctGTTAATTTAATGTGAGAGATTCTGCAGGATCAGGTTTCAGATTCCTGGGTTTGTTTTCTCTCACCTCGGGTCATTACGATGCCGGCCAGCACCTTGTAACGGCcgtgagaggaagaggagcagccgTCACTGAGCTGGGAGTATTTCTCTCTCACTAGGCGGTAGATTGATTCTGCAAAaaactgcagaagaagaaatgttaCAGCTGACAGAAGAGCATGcacaaaaaacatgttcttgTCTTCTTGAGgtcaaatatgtatttattataaTCCGACCACCGGAATCTCTGTAAATTGAGAAACttatcaaactttatttattatcttttaatGATGCCTGCCTCATtttggaaacacaaaaataatgttaGATCTGAATGTACCAGTGGTGTGAATACTTAAATCTTTAACTgtacaattttaacaaaatacgTAAGAGAAGCAACTGAGGCTGCCAATAAATCTGGGAAGGGTTGAAAGgtcatttctaaataatttgcCATTCATCGTTTTACAGGGAAAAAGTTCATTCATAAACTGAAAACGtttgtgcaaaaacactaaatcttaccaagtattttatttagtttctagATATCTTATTACATTCtaaataagagaaaattaaCTTATACATAACTTTTGAGAAAGAAACAGGAGCTTGTCTTAAGgcagtaattccttaatgtttataaaaaaaagtgctcaagacattttttgctattataagtgtaataatctaccagtgaaacatttttcatcttgattaaggaattattgactatATCTTTTTGAAAAGCTGTTAGTGAGTTTCTCCTATTCCAAGTTTACTAAGCTATTTGCagaagaaactaaaccaaacatacttggtaagatttggtatTTTTGCAGCgtgattataaataaaacaatattttctctgattctCAGTGTTTTCTGTCAGATAAACAATTATCTGATGATCATTTTGCCCTTCACACCATCTTCCTGCTCCACAGGCGTCTCCTtggtctgctgctgctgctgctccatcCCTAATGCGCTGCAGTAACGTTCATTAATGCGTCGCGCTGCCTGACGGACACTGAAGCAGGGAATAAA includes:
- the LOC114146394 gene encoding double-stranded RNA-specific editase B2-like, which encodes MEQQQQQTKETPVEQEDGFFAESIYRLVREKYSQLSDGCSSSSHGRYKVLAGIVMTREFDLGSAQVVSLATGTKCLDSDRLNEDGWTLRDCHAEVLSRRALVRFFYSQLELLLCEQRTEGQDPSIFVPDKDSTHRFRLREGIRFHMYVSLSPCGDARLNCPYETAPACEKSHKTH